A genomic region of uncultured Roseibium sp. contains the following coding sequences:
- the metH gene encoding methionine synthase: MIKSDAFERLRDLAKTRILVLDGAMGTEIQDLKLDEAGYRGERFADWPSDVKGNNDLLSLTQPDAIRKIHVDYLNAGADIIETNTFSSTTIAQADYGMEELAYELNLESARLAREACDEVIKSNPARQCFVAGALGPTNRTASISPDVNNPGYRAVSFDDLRISYADAVRGLIKGGADILLVETIFDTLNAKAALFAIDEVFEETGKILPVMISGTITDLSGRTLSGQTPEAFWNSVRHAAPLTVGLNCALGAKEMRAHVNELGRVADTLVCAYPNAGLPNEFGEYDESPEHMAGLIEEFAAAGLVNVVGGCCGTTPAHIKAIADAVADKKPRRIPEVDRHMRLSGLEPFVLTKETNFVNIGERTNVTGSARFRRLIKEGDYATALDVARQQVESGAQIIDVNMDEGLLDSEEAMVTFLNLVAAEPDIARVPVMIDSSKWSVIEAGLKCIQGKGVVNSISLKEGEDAFIEQARLIRRYGAAVVVMAFDETGQADTQARKTDICARSYKVLTEQVGFPPEDIIFDPNIFAVATGIEEHNNYGVDFIEATGWIRENLPHAHVSGGVSNLSFSFRGNEAVREAMHSVFLYHAIQRGMDMAIVNAGQLAVYNDLDADLRDHCEDVVLNRRDDATDRMLDAAERWKGEGGKRKEADLTWRGWGVAKRLEHALVHGIDDYVVDDTEEARQAFDRPLHVIEGPLMDGMNVVGDLFGSGQMFLPQVVKSARVMKKAVAYLMPFMEKEKQELGLTGQSSAGKILMATVKGDVHDIGKNIVGVVLQCNNFEVIDLGVMVPAAKILETAKTEKVDMIGLSGLITPSLDEMCHVAAELERENMDLPLLIGGATTSKIHTAVKIHPNYERGQAIYVTDAGRAVGVATKLMSEGRREPYYADVRAEYVDIAEKHAASRGTQQRTAIAKARDNAFQCDFEGEPPVAPKKPGQTVFDDFPLEELVPVIDWTPFFATWEIKGRFPGVLTDNRYGPAAKALYDDARRMLDEIVEKKLLTARGVAALWPANAVGDDIRLFTDESRREELGTFHTLRQQMARSAGGRANVALSDFVAPLESGVQDWVGGFAVTSGHGEDELAARYARESDDYNKILSQALADRLAEAFAEKLHEIVRKDLWGYAADETLSTDDIIAEKYHGIRPAPGYPAQPDHTEKDTLFRLLDAERLTGIQLTESRAMLPGSSVSGLYFAHAGSHYFGVGKIEKDQVEDYAARKGWDVALAERWLAPILNYEPARMVAAE; the protein is encoded by the coding sequence GTGATCAAGTCCGATGCCTTCGAGCGCCTTCGTGACCTCGCCAAGACCCGTATTCTCGTGCTTGACGGCGCAATGGGGACCGAAATCCAGGACCTGAAACTCGACGAGGCAGGCTATCGCGGAGAGCGGTTCGCCGACTGGCCGAGCGACGTGAAGGGCAACAACGACCTACTGAGCCTGACCCAGCCCGACGCGATCCGGAAAATTCATGTCGACTACCTGAACGCCGGGGCGGACATCATCGAGACCAACACGTTTTCCTCGACGACGATCGCGCAGGCCGACTACGGCATGGAAGAGCTTGCCTACGAGCTCAATCTTGAAAGTGCCCGGCTCGCGCGCGAAGCCTGCGACGAAGTCATCAAATCGAACCCGGCACGCCAGTGTTTCGTCGCCGGAGCGCTCGGCCCAACCAACCGCACGGCGTCGATTTCGCCTGATGTCAACAATCCCGGCTACCGCGCGGTGTCGTTCGACGACCTCAGGATCTCCTATGCAGATGCGGTTCGCGGTCTCATCAAGGGCGGTGCGGACATTCTTCTGGTGGAGACGATCTTCGATACGCTCAACGCGAAGGCCGCCCTGTTTGCCATCGACGAGGTGTTCGAGGAAACCGGCAAGATCCTGCCGGTGATGATTTCCGGAACGATCACGGACCTTTCGGGCCGCACACTCTCGGGACAGACGCCCGAGGCCTTCTGGAATTCTGTTCGTCACGCCGCGCCGCTCACCGTCGGTCTCAACTGTGCGCTGGGTGCGAAGGAAATGCGGGCGCATGTCAACGAACTCGGCCGTGTCGCCGATACGCTTGTGTGCGCGTACCCGAATGCGGGCCTTCCCAACGAATTCGGTGAATATGACGAGAGCCCGGAGCACATGGCGGGCCTGATCGAGGAGTTTGCCGCCGCCGGTCTGGTCAATGTGGTCGGCGGCTGCTGCGGGACCACACCTGCCCACATCAAGGCTATCGCGGATGCGGTTGCGGACAAGAAGCCCCGCCGGATCCCGGAGGTCGACCGGCACATGCGGCTGTCCGGCCTGGAGCCGTTCGTGCTGACCAAGGAAACGAATTTCGTCAACATCGGCGAGCGCACAAATGTGACCGGCTCCGCCCGGTTCCGCCGCCTGATCAAGGAGGGCGACTACGCAACCGCACTGGATGTTGCCCGCCAGCAGGTCGAAAGCGGTGCCCAGATCATCGATGTGAACATGGATGAGGGCCTGCTCGATTCCGAGGAGGCCATGGTGACCTTCCTCAATCTGGTTGCCGCCGAGCCGGATATTGCCCGCGTTCCCGTCATGATCGACAGTTCCAAGTGGAGCGTCATCGAGGCAGGCCTCAAGTGCATCCAGGGCAAGGGCGTGGTCAATTCCATTTCGCTGAAAGAGGGTGAGGACGCCTTCATCGAACAGGCGCGCCTGATCCGCCGCTACGGTGCCGCTGTCGTCGTGATGGCCTTCGACGAGACGGGTCAGGCGGACACGCAGGCGCGCAAGACGGATATTTGCGCCCGGTCCTACAAGGTGCTGACCGAACAGGTGGGTTTCCCGCCGGAAGACATCATCTTCGATCCGAATATTTTTGCGGTGGCAACCGGCATCGAAGAGCACAATAACTATGGCGTCGACTTCATTGAGGCGACCGGATGGATACGGGAGAACCTGCCGCACGCGCACGTGTCGGGCGGCGTCTCGAACCTCTCCTTCTCCTTCCGCGGCAACGAGGCGGTGCGCGAGGCAATGCACTCCGTCTTCCTCTATCATGCCATTCAGCGCGGCATGGACATGGCCATCGTCAATGCCGGTCAGCTTGCGGTCTACAACGACCTTGACGCGGATTTGCGCGATCATTGCGAAGATGTTGTGCTGAACCGGCGCGATGACGCGACCGACAGGATGCTGGATGCGGCCGAGCGCTGGAAAGGCGAGGGTGGCAAGAGGAAGGAAGCCGACCTCACCTGGCGCGGCTGGGGCGTTGCCAAGCGTCTCGAACATGCCCTTGTCCACGGGATCGACGATTACGTCGTTGACGATACGGAAGAGGCGCGTCAGGCATTCGATCGCCCGCTCCACGTGATCGAAGGGCCGCTGATGGACGGCATGAACGTGGTTGGTGACCTGTTCGGGTCCGGCCAGATGTTCCTGCCGCAGGTGGTGAAGTCCGCGCGTGTCATGAAAAAGGCGGTCGCCTATCTGATGCCTTTCATGGAAAAGGAAAAGCAGGAACTCGGGCTGACGGGCCAGTCGTCGGCCGGCAAGATCCTGATGGCGACCGTCAAAGGCGATGTCCATGACATCGGCAAGAACATCGTCGGCGTCGTGCTCCAGTGCAACAATTTCGAGGTGATTGATCTCGGCGTGATGGTTCCGGCCGCGAAGATCCTGGAAACCGCGAAGACGGAAAAAGTCGACATGATCGGCCTGAGCGGGCTGATCACGCCGTCTCTCGACGAGATGTGCCATGTCGCGGCAGAACTCGAGCGCGAGAACATGGATCTGCCGCTTCTGATCGGCGGGGCAACGACTTCGAAGATCCACACGGCCGTGAAGATCCATCCGAACTATGAGCGCGGTCAGGCGATCTACGTGACCGATGCAGGGCGTGCGGTCGGGGTTGCCACCAAGCTGATGAGCGAGGGCAGACGCGAACCCTACTATGCGGATGTTCGTGCCGAATATGTCGATATCGCGGAAAAGCACGCCGCAAGCCGCGGCACTCAGCAGCGGACCGCCATCGCCAAGGCGCGAGACAATGCGTTCCAATGTGACTTTGAGGGCGAGCCGCCGGTTGCACCGAAAAAGCCGGGTCAAACGGTCTTTGACGATTTCCCGCTTGAGGAGTTGGTGCCGGTGATCGACTGGACACCGTTCTTTGCGACATGGGAAATCAAAGGACGGTTCCCGGGTGTTCTGACGGACAACAGATACGGTCCGGCCGCGAAAGCGCTCTATGACGATGCCCGCCGCATGCTGGATGAAATCGTGGAGAAAAAGCTCCTGACGGCGCGCGGTGTCGCCGCTCTCTGGCCGGCCAACGCGGTCGGAGACGACATACGTCTTTTCACCGACGAGAGCCGCCGCGAGGAACTTGGCACTTTCCATACGCTGCGCCAGCAGATGGCGCGCAGTGCCGGAGGGCGGGCGAACGTCGCGCTCAGTGATTTCGTCGCGCCTCTTGAAAGCGGAGTTCAGGACTGGGTCGGCGGTTTCGCGGTCACCTCGGGTCATGGCGAGGATGAGCTCGCGGCCCGTTACGCCCGGGAGAGCGACGATTACAACAAGATCCTGTCCCAGGCGCTTGCTGACCGGCTCGCGGAAGCTTTCGCCGAGAAACTGCACGAAATCGTGCGGAAGGATCTGTGGGGGTATGCTGCCGATGAAACCCTCAGTACCGACGACATCATCGCGGAGAAGTACCACGGCATCCGTCCGGCCCCCGGTTATCCGGCGCAGCCGGATCACACGGAAAAGGACACCCTGTTCCGCCTTCTCGATGCCGAGCGCCTGACCGGTATCCAGCTGACCGAAAGCAGGGCGATGCTGCCGGGTTCGTCCGTATCCGGTCTTTATTTCGCGCATGCCGGCAGTCACTATTTCGGTGTCGGCAAGATCGAGAAGGACCAGGTCGAGGACTATGCAGCGCGCAAGGGATGGGACGTTGCGCTTGCGGAGCGCTGGCTTGCACCGATTCTCAACTACGAACCGGCGCGCATGGTTGCCGCAGAGTAG
- a CDS encoding antibiotic biosynthesis monooxygenase yields MIAVIFEVIPHADKKQNYLDMAAKMRPLVEQIDGFLSVERFQSLTDPDKLLSISFFRDEDALNAWRRLTGHRQAQQTGRTSFFRDYRLRVAHVLRDYGMEERDEAPEDSRALHG; encoded by the coding sequence ATGATTGCCGTCATATTCGAAGTGATTCCGCATGCCGACAAGAAACAGAACTATCTGGACATGGCCGCCAAGATGCGGCCTCTCGTGGAACAGATCGACGGTTTCCTGTCGGTGGAACGCTTCCAGAGCCTGACCGATCCGGACAAACTCCTTTCCATCTCCTTCTTCCGTGACGAGGACGCGCTCAACGCGTGGCGCCGCCTGACGGGACACAGGCAGGCCCAGCAGACCGGCCGGACAAGCTTCTTCCGCGATTACCGTCTGCGTGTCGCCCATGTCCTGCGGGACTACGGCATGGAGGAGCGTGATGAAGCCCCGGAAGACAGCCGCGCGCTGCACGGCTGA
- a CDS encoding MAPEG family protein, with product MNAKKKKTALIIKAYPVALVFISLALNLAVFSIGSPAIALPSHDLLTPMAIACLMLLLNHTWLMTSTELTRLKYDIRATPEEWTASGISKDDVTETGFTELQRRHNTHRNATENTTLFVLLAVPFLLISPSALAAGVWLIGFAIGRLGHTYSFLSGNSGARGFFMSVSLLCLYGLAGYVAIALLV from the coding sequence ATGAATGCAAAAAAGAAAAAAACAGCCCTGATAATCAAGGCATATCCCGTCGCACTCGTCTTTATAAGCCTTGCGCTGAACCTTGCCGTTTTCAGCATTGGCAGCCCGGCAATTGCCCTGCCTTCGCACGACCTGCTCACGCCAATGGCAATTGCCTGCCTCATGCTGCTCCTCAACCACACGTGGCTGATGACGAGCACGGAGTTGACGAGGTTGAAATACGACATTCGGGCAACACCAGAAGAATGGACAGCAAGTGGTATTTCAAAAGATGATGTCACCGAGACCGGGTTTACCGAGCTTCAGCGGCGCCATAACACGCACAGAAATGCAACAGAAAATACAACACTCTTCGTTTTGCTGGCCGTTCCATTTCTGCTGATTTCGCCTTCCGCATTGGCGGCCGGCGTGTGGCTGATCGGTTTTGCGATCGGACGGCTTGGCCACACCTACAGTTTCCTGTCCGGCAACAGCGGTGCGCGCGGGTTTTTCATGAGCGTTAGCCTGCTGTGTCTCTACGGTTTGGCCGGGTACGTGGCGATCGCTTTGTTGGTTTGA
- a CDS encoding LysE family translocator, protein MDQLSLYLPGILLAYSAFLLGIISPGPNILAVMGTSLSGGRREGIALASGVAFGSLTWATLTVLGLSAVLATYASALTAIKIAGGCYLLWLAYKSFKAARADSIIAVDEVQGERISRSRYALRGYVIQMTNPKAALSWIAIVSLGMQQEAPLWVGAVIIAGTFALSLLFHVVYAILFSSPTAIRTYAKARRSIQTALGCFFAFAGAKLIFSRT, encoded by the coding sequence ATGGATCAACTCTCTTTGTATCTGCCGGGAATTCTACTAGCCTATTCGGCGTTCCTTCTCGGGATCATCAGCCCGGGACCGAACATTCTTGCGGTGATGGGGACGTCCTTGAGTGGCGGTCGCAGGGAAGGCATTGCCCTCGCCTCTGGTGTCGCGTTCGGATCGCTGACTTGGGCAACGCTCACGGTTCTGGGACTGTCGGCGGTGCTCGCCACTTACGCGTCCGCGCTCACCGCCATCAAGATCGCCGGTGGATGCTATCTGCTCTGGCTCGCCTACAAGTCGTTCAAGGCCGCAAGGGCCGACAGCATCATTGCCGTGGATGAAGTTCAAGGAGAGCGGATCAGCCGGTCACGCTATGCCCTGCGTGGATACGTCATACAGATGACCAACCCGAAGGCCGCCCTTTCCTGGATCGCCATTGTCTCCCTCGGCATGCAGCAGGAGGCGCCGCTTTGGGTCGGCGCCGTCATCATCGCAGGCACCTTCGCGTTGTCGCTGCTCTTCCATGTTGTTTATGCCATCCTTTTTTCCAGTCCCACCGCAATCAGGACCTACGCAAAAGCCAGACGATCCATCCAGACGGCACTTGGCTGCTTCTTTGCCTTCGCCGGAGCGAAACTTATCTTCAGCCGCACATGA
- a CDS encoding helix-turn-helix transcriptional regulator: MKDGPDIARIGSLIGDPARANILGALLSGKALTATELAGEAGITGQTASSHLKKLLEGGLLAQAKQGRHRYYQLAGPEVASVLEAVMGLAARKGHLRVRTGPRDPAMRAARVCYDHLAGDMAVRIFDSMQSRGFLKVTEEKSGIGLTERGEAFVCDAGIDLEGLKSSRRPLCRACLDWSERRSHLAGSLGAAFLAKFQSEGWIRREKESRVVHISPIGHESLVRLFPSPAN; the protein is encoded by the coding sequence ATGAAAGACGGACCGGACATCGCCCGCATAGGCTCCCTCATCGGAGACCCGGCGCGGGCCAACATCCTTGGCGCGCTGCTGAGCGGAAAGGCACTCACCGCCACCGAGCTGGCTGGGGAAGCCGGGATCACCGGACAGACCGCCAGCTCGCATTTGAAGAAACTGCTCGAAGGCGGCCTTCTGGCACAGGCGAAGCAGGGCCGGCACCGGTACTACCAGCTTGCGGGACCTGAGGTCGCCTCGGTCCTGGAAGCGGTGATGGGTCTCGCAGCCCGCAAGGGACACCTGCGCGTGCGCACCGGGCCCAGGGATCCGGCGATGCGCGCCGCGCGCGTCTGTTACGATCACCTTGCCGGGGACATGGCGGTGCGCATCTTCGACAGCATGCAGTCGCGCGGATTTCTCAAAGTTACAGAGGAAAAGAGCGGCATTGGCCTTACGGAGCGAGGCGAAGCTTTTGTCTGCGACGCCGGGATCGACCTGGAAGGCCTGAAGTCTTCACGCCGCCCACTTTGCCGCGCCTGTCTTGACTGGAGCGAGAGACGCAGCCACTTGGCCGGGTCACTGGGCGCCGCGTTCTTGGCAAAGTTCCAGAGTGAGGGCTGGATAAGGCGTGAGAAGGAGAGCCGTGTTGTTCATATTTCGCCGATCGGGCATGAAAGCCTCGTAAGGCTTTTTCCATCCCCAGCAAACTGA
- a CDS encoding NIPSNAP family protein yields the protein MITCFIRYNIDPTKKPAFEEYARNWGQAIPRCGANLVGYFAPHEGSTTLAYGVYSIDSLAAYEAYRERLAADPLGQMNYAFAQKEKFILREDRTFLKLASAPHGTGERSE from the coding sequence ATGATCACATGTTTCATCCGCTATAACATCGACCCGACGAAGAAGCCGGCGTTCGAGGAATATGCGCGCAACTGGGGGCAGGCGATTCCCCGCTGTGGTGCCAATCTCGTCGGATATTTTGCACCTCATGAAGGATCGACGACCCTGGCCTACGGCGTTTATTCGATCGACAGTCTCGCTGCCTATGAGGCCTACCGGGAACGGCTTGCGGCCGATCCTCTCGGACAAATGAACTACGCGTTTGCGCAAAAGGAAAAATTCATCTTGCGGGAAGATCGCACCTTTCTGAAACTGGCATCCGCCCCGCATGGAACTGGAGAGAGATCCGAATGA